The Synchiropus splendidus isolate RoL2022-P1 chromosome 1, RoL_Sspl_1.0, whole genome shotgun sequence genome includes a window with the following:
- the LOC128760393 gene encoding NLR family CARD domain-containing protein 3-like, whose amino-acid sequence MDPRLRRGASLTAAAQKRDYTLKQDEIIIRPPSLGRLEKIFWRHNGEKVATFDGSKQHFYGSYDDRTIVDRLSATLWIREVRLEDRGEYELEVWVKDQNHQTKKEYHRWEVTAEVSITSVSCEMDGDHQAKLVCSAESSHPQLLNYEWSFNGTKHRGSNLTIGLEEEHDETVFTCRVSSPLSEDKATLAARKCYPETPESVVPTVVPIVAVLMVAVLLIVGLVVWKRRKGSPEEENQAREEHPLMKWPPDSVDQGSRAAECGGRLKRRLKEQFHSVSEGVARAGNSAPLNQIYTALYITEGGTEQVNQEHEVRQIEAATRQQTRAGTTISPEDLFKASADTERPIRSLLTKGVAGIGKTLLTQKLTLDWAEDKAHQNFQLVFPFTFRELNRLKKKKRRREEKLSLMELVHHFFPEAKDSGLCSFEGVQVLFILDGLDECRLPLDFNSRVLTAATESTSVDVLLTNLIRGNLLPSAQLWITTRPAAANQIPPTRVDRVTEVRGFTDLQKEEYFRKRFRDEQQSTIMSHIRSSRSLHIMCHIPIFCWITATVLEDMLKSRETRELPKTLTEMYIHFLVVQAKVKQLKYHGGAGTDEVWTPESRKMMESLGKLAFEQLQRGNLIFYESDLTECGIDITAAAVYSGVFTQIFREERGLYQHKVFCFVHLSLQEFLAALHVHLKFFNSGVNLLGSLLTSTLSRIFRKNFHPEQFYQRAINEAVESPNGHLDLFLRFLLGLSLQTNQRLLPGLLTQTGSSSWTHQDTAEFIRKKISEKVSPERIFNLFHCLSELKVTSLVEEVNQLLRSGVLSTAQLSPAQWSTLAFILLSSEEDLDVFDLEKYYASEKVLERLLPVVQAAKEARLIYCGLSERSGSLLSSVLSSPSSSLTQLDLSQNWDLKDAGVELLSAGLKSPHCHLETLSLRRCELSERSGSLLSSVLSSPSSSLTQLDLSGNINLKDAGVELLSAGLKSPHCHLETLSLIDCGLSERSGSLLSSVLSSPSSSLTQLDLSYNWDLKDAGVELLSAGLKSPHCHLETLRLRGCRISESGCASLASALTSNPSHLRELDLSSNHPGGAGLELLSAGLESPDWRLETLRL is encoded by the exons ATGGACCCGAGACTGAGGAGGGGAGCCtcgctcacag ctgcagcacagaagAGGGACTACACCCTGAAGCAGGATGAGATTATAATCCGGCCTCCATCACTTGGTCGTCTGGAGAAGATCTTTTGGAGACATAACGGCGAGAAAGTTGCTACATTTGACGGCAGCAAACAACATTTCTACGGCTCCTATGACGACAGAACCATAGTGGACCGGTTGAGTGCAACACTCTGGATCAGAGAAGTGCGGTTGGAGGACAGAGGGGAATATGAGCTGGAGGTTTGGGTCAAAGATCAGAACCACCAGACTAAAAAAGAGTATCATCGTTGGGAGGTGACAG CTGAAGTGTCCATCACCAGTGTTTCCTGTGAGATGGATGGTGACCACCAGGCAAAGCTGGTCTGCTCTGCTGAGTCCAGTCACCCTCAGCTACTGAACTATGAGTGGAGCTTCAATGGAACTAAACATCGCGGCTCCAACCTGACGATTGGTCTGGAGGAGGAACATGACGAGACGGTGTTCACCTGTCGTGTCAGCAGCCCTCTGAGTGAAGACAAAGCTACTTTAGCAGCCAGGAAATGTTACCCAG AAACTCCAGAGTCTGTGGTGCCGACTGTCGTCCCCATCGTCGCCGTGTTGATGGTGGCTGTGCTTCTGATTGTGGGCCTGGTGGTCTGGAAGAGACGTAAAG GTTCACCTGAGGAAGAGAATCaggccagagaagaacatcctcTCATGAAGTGGCCCCCTGACTCTGTGGATCAGG gaagtcGTGCTGCAGAGTGTGGaggacgactgaagaggaggctgaaggagcagttccacagtgtgtctgagggggtcgctagagcaggaaactctgcccctctgaatcagatctacacagcgctctacatcactgaggggggcacagagcaggtcaaccaggagcacgaggtccgacagatcgaagcagcaaccaggcagcagaccagagcaggaactaccatcagcccagaagacctctttaaagcctcagctgacacagagcgaccaatcaggagcctgctgacgaagggcgtggctggcattgggaagaccctcctgacacagaagctgactctggactgggctgaagacaaagcccaccagaacttccagctggtgtttcctttcaccttcagagagctgaacaggctgaaaaagaagaagagaagaagagaagagaagttgAGTTTAatggaacttgttcatcacttctttcctgaagccaaagactcaggactctgcagctttgaaggagtccaggttctgttcatcttggacggtctggacgagtgtcgactccctctggacttcaacagtcgggtcctgacagcagctacagagtccacctcagtagacgtcctgctgaccaacctcatcagggggaacctgcttccctcagctcagctctggatcaccacacgacctgcagcagccaatcagatccctcctacGCGTGTGGACagggtgacagaggtcagagggttcactgacctccagaaggaggagtacttcaggaagaggttcagagatgagcagcagagcaccatcatgtctcacatcaggagctcacgaagcctccacatcatgtgtcacatccccatcttctgctggatcactgccacagttctggaggacatgttgaagagcagagagaccagagagctgcccaagaccctgactgagatgtacatccacttcctggtggttcaggccaaagtcaagcagctcaagtaccatggaggagctgggacagacgaGGTTTGgactcctgagagcaggaagatgatggagtctctgggaaaactggcttttgagcagctgcagagaggaaacttgatcttctatgaatcagacctcacagagtgtggcatcgacatcacagctgctgcagtttactcaggagtcttcacacagatcttcagagaggagagaggactgtaccagcacaaggtcttctgcttcgtccacctgagtcttcaggagtttctggctgctcttcatgtccacctgaagttcttcaactctggagtcaatcTGCTAGGTTCATTGCTAACATCAACACTATCaagaatcttcagaaagaaCTTCCATCCAGAACAgttctaccagagagcaataaatgaagctgtagaaagtccaaatggacatctggacttgttcctgcgcttcctcctgggtctttctctgcagaccaaccagaggctccttccaggtttgttgacccagacaggaagtagctcctggacccatcaggacacagcagagttcATCAGGAAGAAGAtcagtgagaaagtgtctccagagagaatcttcaatctgttccactgtctgagtgaactGAAGGTCACTtctctggtggaggaggtgaatcAGCTGCTGAGATCAGGAGTTCTCTCCACAGCTcagctgtctcctgctcagtggtccaccctggccttcatcttactgtcctcagaggaagatctggacgtgtttgacctgGAGAAATACTATGCTTCAGAGAAggttcttgagaggctgctgccagtGGTCCAAGCTGCAAAAGAAGCTCG actgatctactgtggactgtcagagagaagtggttcccttctgtcctcagtcctcagctctccgtcctctagtctgacacaactggacctgagtcagaactgggacctgaaggatgcaggagtggagctgctgtctgctggactgaagagtccacactgtcacctggagactctcag cctgaggaggtgtgaactgtcagagagaagtggttcccttctgtcctcagtcctcagctctccgtcctctagtctgacacaactggacctgagtggcaacatcaacctgaaggatgcaggagtggagctgctgtctgctggactgaagagtccacactgtcacctggagactctcag cctgatcgactgtggactgtcagagagaagtggttcccttctgtcctcagtcctcagctctccgtcctctagtctgacacaactggacctgagctacaactgggacctgaaggacgcaggagtggagctgctgtctgctggactgaagagtccacactgtcacctggagactctcag GCTGAGAGGGTGCAGGATCTCAGAGAgcggctgtgcttctctggcctcagctctgacctctaacccctcccacctgagagagctggacctgagctccaaccatccaggaggagcaggactggagctgctgtctgctggactggagagtccagactggaggctggagactctcag gctgtaA